aggtttcattcatatctgtgacgtaattgtatgaatcaatgaaatagaaattacttcattaggaaatagaaattattttatactttttagtgcatttcgaagtcggtgtattttttttctgaaaattattttatcactgATAAAATCAGTAATGTATAGTGTTTGTAAAAcgtattaaaaaaatacatatttcctCGATATTATGGTACACTTCAAACTTTTGAGCAATAGCGCATGTAACCGTTTGTCTATATGAGGTACACCTAAAGTTTCACAGTGATTTTTATTTCTCATTAGTACGATAATTTATCTGTTcttatataatttgttttaatactGGGCGTGAAAATGTATTAAGATATGAAATTAGAATATTCCATAGTTCATGAATTACATACTTTAAGCTCAAAATTCcatgtaaaaattttgaatattttaagagTTATTTATCTTATCAATATTGTAACCTGCTACCTTTTTACAAAGTCGTTCCAAAGAACTGCTGTacatacactgctcaaaagaaatatgggatagaaaaattttaggcaaaaattggtcAAATTTAACTAacgataactccgtgaaaaatcatcgcaaagttatactcttttttttaaattaaagcttgagatctctactttaagaccctgtagtccGATTTtggatttgatgcatccctaccacaataacaccgtaaatgtgaggtcatgtttgctatattgaaaattacaaagtttgacgaaattaaTGGATTTGCCAcaattttttttggtgataccgTTTACAGGagtataaagtacaaacctttatctttaatttccagtatgttaAAAACCACTACTATTTTTTTTTCGCAAAGATACagcactttaaagaaacccttgcatttatgacatacgaggtgtgacccaaaagtaacgagactggtccaataaatcattgtacctatAGAATCAGTTCTCTGTGACAtaatcaccttcaaagtagtccccttcagcattctggtaacaattctggaacgaggtttttggaaattctttcgggagattctccgtttttgcctgaacctcttcaactgaggtgaaatggattCCTTTGAAGCAAAAtataactttaggaaataaaaaaaagtcgcatggatccaaatcaggtgaataaggaggatgccccatcacagtaatatttttgctggtcagaaattgcttgacagacagtgccgtatgagcgggtgcatcgtcctggtacaacagccatccatcgctccacaactgtggccttttttcctaattttttcattaaatctttttagtacttcaatgcaatagtgttggttaacagtctgatcactgggaaactactcaatcattacaattccattaatgtcgaattttgattttgacatgcgtgcttttttgggttttgggatcctgaagatttccattgcatcgactggcgcttactttgtgggtcataggtaaaattccatgtctcatcacatgttacaacagattacaacagatttcaataaattttacaagaaacttgatgtttattcgctgttcggttttccggcagaatgcagttgcacgtattcactaaataacacaatacttccaaatagtatgaccgattcaatcgaaatttgcaacatggatagaggaggtatgtgggatgatgccacaaaaacaattgctgccaattccattgttttttcaagatacacaccgagtctcgtttcttttgggtcacacctcgtatacagccggcattagcattatcCGATGTGCACCTCGAAAAAGTTACTGAAcggattttgcacatcatatggctctgaaaAGAGCCATTTTTTTGTGTGTGTTTGTgagtgagtatctgtgtgtatatttgaattctaataacacGTGTTTCCTACGCGTGTTTCCTcatttctcaatgaggggcgtaaagggttaaaatttaaaaaaaatatggtcatattctttgaagcttcccctttaaaatgagcccttcagaacgatggagcctcgaaaattgacgtctctacgtTAATGAGTTGGAAAAGTACGCGAGGTACCCCCGTTTTAGGTAAGCGAGTCGTGTGCCCTGCTATTGTGATCGGTTTTTCTATACCACTGGTCTCAAAACGACACGATAAGACTTCCTATACGACTAAATGACTCTGTTCATACCTAGCAAAGCATATTAGTACTTACTTTAGGCGaatcacacattttttaatcataacttcATTTATAGATAACAGTTCctaaatttattgtttatattctACAAAAAAGGCATCATCAGTTGATAGAATCTGCAAAAAAGTGGTGGGTTGTAATCAAAAGTGTGGAAAGCATTGTGTGTGGtatgaaaaaatataatgaCAACTAGTTCATATGCTAATTGTAAGCACAGAGTCATCATTATCATACGAGCAAGTTCTaccttattttctttatttgataatgaTTCAAAGCTGTGAAAACTTTTAGACCCAATTATTGATAATACTGTTGCCAAACGAACTTATAAATAAtcggtatatttaatatattcattttgtgttacataattaaatgttaTGTTCAAATAAGATGATGCTGTccattcaaataaatctttagAAGTGAGAAATTAAATTACTAACAGTCTTTGCAAGCTAGCAAGACTTTTAATACTCCCTTCAATTCCATAGCATGGGCCCCCTATCATGAGTTGTTGTACAAGAATACCATTTTGCAAAAACACAGAAATCACTTAAATGattagttgaattaataaaactctTTTTGCTTCTATATTGCATAGCTGTCCTATCAGACATGTTTTCTAGAACCTAATGACttttacgattgtattattttcaaaCCGATGACCAAATAAATAGTTCACACTTACATCACTTTAGGATTAAATCTAACATAACTATAAATGTATCAATGGCCAAGAGTGAGTACTAATATACATTTCTAGACATGAACAGGGATATAAAATAACCAATCACAATAGCGGAGCACACGACTCATCTACCTGAAACAAGGGTACCCCACATCCTTTTCCAGTTTGTGGAGACATCAATTTTCAAGGCTCCATCGTACttaagggctcattttaaagggtaagcttcaaagaatatgaccatattttttttaaatttgagcaCTTTatgcccctcattgagaaaaacgcaaaaaaagaatttgtttaaattttccgacattttataacaaattgacaaagttaaaaaaaatattttaaaatagcccaatccttcatgaataaaacaaaaaaacttAACTAAATCAGtggagtagtttctgagaaaaaaattcctaagtgaaccctatttttgccaaaatgggcaaaaattgcaaactttgaaggcttatcattccttaacaaattcgaaaccagcaaaatgatgacttaaacccccccccctaatttcacatggactataaCATACTTCGATTAAAACAAAATcagagatggtgacttccaaaagtgattgATTTGGCGTGAAATGACCTCAAGGTAATCATCACTTTAGAT
This Megachile rotundata isolate GNS110a chromosome 7, iyMegRotu1, whole genome shotgun sequence DNA region includes the following protein-coding sequences:
- the LOC143264822 gene encoding uncharacterized protein LOC143264822 isoform X1, which translates into the protein MEIFRIPKPKKARMSKSKFDINGIEKRPQLWSDGWLLYQDDAPAHTALSVKQFLTSKNITVMGHPPYSPDLDPCDFFLFPKVIFCFKGIHFTSVEEVQAKTENLPKEFPKTSFQNCYQNAEGDYFEDISLFLTT